A section of the Rhizomicrobium sp. genome encodes:
- a CDS encoding alpha/beta hydrolase translates to MPEITLANRPEGPPRRWPDGFFTVKDGTRLHYVEAGAGWPVVLIHGARGSAIGNWFSNGIAPKLAQTNKVYALDMRDHGLSDAQKPLDHDAMAEDILEFMDQKGIEKAHMGGFSMGAFLLVRLMIRAPERFITCCFQGGGLRETPEWLTRIPPDKEGRDPDQDRAEALVRQRRRAKGAEIGNNFSDRPPDGDGANRFPPDLQERFRKRDAEFAAFDLSSIKFPVMAINGEFDRPRAMTHRLWRELDDFTNVVLPGKGHLTSMMAGFIPQTYIDRYASFVVSHNPAP, encoded by the coding sequence GTGCCGGAAATCACGCTTGCAAATCGTCCCGAGGGTCCGCCAAGGCGCTGGCCCGACGGATTTTTCACCGTCAAAGATGGTACCAGGCTGCATTATGTCGAGGCAGGCGCTGGCTGGCCGGTTGTTCTCATTCACGGAGCGCGAGGCAGCGCCATCGGAAATTGGTTTTCCAACGGAATTGCGCCGAAGCTGGCACAAACCAACAAGGTCTACGCGCTCGACATGCGCGACCACGGCCTGAGCGATGCGCAGAAGCCCCTTGATCATGATGCGATGGCGGAAGACATTCTGGAGTTCATGGACCAGAAAGGCATCGAGAAGGCCCATATGGGCGGCTTTTCGATGGGTGCGTTCCTTCTCGTTCGGTTGATGATACGAGCGCCGGAGCGCTTCATCACATGCTGCTTCCAGGGCGGCGGGCTTCGCGAGACGCCGGAGTGGCTCACGCGGATTCCGCCGGACAAGGAGGGACGAGACCCGGATCAAGACAGGGCCGAAGCGCTGGTGCGTCAGCGGCGTCGGGCGAAGGGCGCAGAGATCGGCAACAATTTCTCGGATCGGCCGCCAGACGGCGACGGCGCAAACCGCTTCCCACCAGACCTACAAGAGCGATTTCGCAAGCGGGACGCAGAGTTTGCGGCCTTCGATTTGTCATCCATCAAATTTCCGGTCATGGCGATCAACGGCGAGTTCGACCGTCCCCGGGCAATGACCCATCGCCTGTGGCGCGAGCTGGACGACTTCACGAATGTGGTGCTGCCCGGCAAAGGTCATCTGACCTCGATGATGGCCGGATTCATTCCGCAGACCTACATCGATCGGTATGCGTCTTTCGTCGTGAGCCACAATCCGGCACCTTGA
- a CDS encoding alpha/beta fold hydrolase codes for MSIILAVVATGCEPEAQGFYESGGNEIGLPRNEPTNDRLARKGATRMIIAGRKVDVWRPVAGDRPAPLILFSHGFSGCGAQSSFLMRALANAGYLVVAPNHKDARCADGNWTLFGDLPDPSFLSYRRWNADSYSGRRDDMWAVMEAVLTDPAFHADPDRIGLVGHSLGGYTVLGLAGAWPAWRTPGIKAVVALSPWCAPFVAAHTLNGVSVPTEYQGGTLDLGLTPTVKRKDGCYESTPAPAAFVEFSGAGHLAWTDLISRYQQQAIRYTLAWLDHYVRDAPAAAIPTAGARVRDQRVK; via the coding sequence TTGAGCATCATTCTGGCAGTAGTGGCAACCGGTTGCGAACCGGAAGCTCAGGGATTTTACGAATCGGGCGGGAACGAGATCGGATTGCCGCGCAACGAACCGACAAACGACCGCCTCGCCCGGAAAGGCGCAACGCGAATGATCATCGCCGGACGAAAGGTCGACGTTTGGCGGCCAGTCGCCGGCGACCGGCCTGCGCCGCTGATATTGTTTTCGCACGGGTTCAGCGGCTGCGGCGCTCAATCCAGTTTCCTCATGCGCGCGCTCGCCAATGCAGGCTATCTCGTCGTCGCGCCCAATCACAAGGACGCGCGCTGTGCCGACGGCAACTGGACGCTTTTCGGCGACCTGCCCGACCCGTCATTCCTTTCTTACCGACGTTGGAACGCGGATTCCTACAGCGGTCGGCGAGATGACATGTGGGCGGTCATGGAAGCAGTGCTGACCGACCCTGCCTTTCATGCGGACCCCGACCGGATCGGGCTCGTCGGCCATTCGCTTGGCGGCTATACCGTCCTCGGCCTTGCCGGTGCTTGGCCGGCTTGGCGCACGCCAGGTATCAAGGCGGTGGTCGCGTTGTCGCCCTGGTGCGCTCCCTTTGTCGCCGCCCATACACTGAACGGTGTATCCGTGCCCACGGAGTACCAGGGCGGCACCCTTGATCTGGGCCTCACACCCACGGTGAAGCGCAAAGACGGCTGCTACGAGAGCACGCCCGCGCCAGCAGCTTTTGTCGAATTTTCGGGCGCGGGCCACTTGGCTTGGACCGATCTCATTTCCCGGTACCAGCAGCAAGCGATCCGCTATACGCTTGCGTGGCTTGACCACTATGTGCGGGACGCACCGGCCGCTGCGATTCCGACAGCGGGCGCGAGAGTAAGGGATCAACGCGTAAAATAA